One Hyperolius riggenbachi isolate aHypRig1 chromosome 12, aHypRig1.pri, whole genome shotgun sequence genomic window, gggggaccattacaagccccgggtaagttcagctcattttcccccgaccgccCCCTACAGTACCCCTTTAAGGAACTAGAAGTCCCACAgtgcatttgtctttatgaatcttgactgtggctttcagactcctgcaatgcattgtgggacttgtctctccagctgttaaggaactacaagtttgcagatcactgaactAGTGGATCAACACCCAGGAATCCAATAGGCAATTATACCTTTTATTCTCAAAAAGCAAAAAATTTAAACTAAAAccaaaatgcggaaatttcacaGTTTGGGCAGAAACCCCATTAGACGTCAGTGGCATATAAAGACCGCAATTCGTCGTAAATATGGATTTATTGTGGCTAAATTAGTCCAAAGAGAAAAATAGTACACCTTCAGCCCTAATGCTTTTCATTATTTTCACATAATACACACTTTATTGCAGGCTTTATGCAGTTTTtggcatcaattttttttgtaagcAGAACGAAAATTTAAAGCTTTTGATTTTCATTATACCAAGTATCATGTGGCTAGTTAGTAatgataaatatttttattttgcagaACATCGAAACATGCCATTAGCTGATGCAATGGTGCTTATTGCAAGAAGCCATGAACGGTACAAAGTAGAAGCTCGGGATAAGGAACGTGAGGATATCGCACGGCAAGCTGCCAAGCTGTCGGCAGAAGCTATATTAAGAGAGCGATCTTCCTTGGAAGAAGGAGTAAGGAGTACTCACCCTCCTGGAATAATGACCCTATTGGGTATGTTGGCAGACAATAGGTATGTTTCTGCTGAAGAATTAGACAAGGTCATTCTATATTTACAGCAGCGAAAAGAAAGATTGTTGGCCCTGTCTGGTGACTCCCTAGCAGgtaagttttcattttttttgtgtgtgtcctggTTAGCTTTTCCAGTTGATTGTTGTAATTTTTATTCAATCTTTACATATATTTGTTCATTTTGCAGCACAACATTCAAGGCAAACTGTGACTAGTGGAACAGATTCCCAGTTGAGTCTTGGCCAGTCTACCCTGTCCAATAATCAGACACACCAGCATTCTCAACAGTTGACTTCTGCTGGCCCAGGAACTCAGACTGCTAACTCTCAGCAAGAGCTGCAAGCAAAGATTCTCAGTCTTTTTAATAGtggtgcttctgctgctgctgctaacccAACAGGTTCTGCAACTACAGCTAGCCCAAGCCAGGGCTATGGAAATATGTCCACCATTCAGCAGCGTTCACCTGCACAGATGGATACTGGAGGTCTTGGTCCATCTACACAAAGATCacagcctgcagccagccaaCATCCTGCAGTGAGCCAACACCCTAATATCATGGCACAGGGGGGCGTAAGAGCTATGCCACCTAGGCCAGGAACAGGCCTACAGATGCCTTTTATGTATGGGCAATCTTCAAATAGGCTCCAGGCACCCAATAATGTTCCAGGTCAGAGACCAGGAGCATCATCTGGTATAAATTTTGATAACCCTAGTGTACAAAAGGCTCTAGACACACTTATACAAAGTGGGCCTACACTCTCTCATTTGGTGAGCCAAACAGCAGGCCAAGGTGTTCGCAGTGGGATGCCACAACAGTCTTCTGTGGGATCCTATCCCCGTCATCTTTAGTTTCTGGTCTAG contains:
- the NCOA5 gene encoding nuclear receptor coactivator 5 isoform X3; its protein translation is MNKGRSRSSPTRRGPYGFENFQEPRRGRSPLEPRRDRSPLEPRRDRSPLDPRRDRSPLRSSPRRGSREPHDRDLRPVRDAREARDVRDPRDLRDARDHDARDLKDGHDRDFRSARDIRDPRDARDSREYRDPRDRDIRDARDLRVRDTRDARDSRDPLFERYRDARDPGDPLYRTNSAQDKYRLDDLYRKRDDVYERFREPMDRVPEDRLKREERRREELYKQYFDEIQRRVDSDRAVDCSVVVLNKQSKEYAESVGRKVRDLGMMVDLIFLNTEVSLTQALEDVARGGTPFAIVITQQHQTHRSCTVNILFGTPQEHRNMPLADAMVLIARSHERYKVEARDKEREDIARQAAKLSAEAILRERSSLEEGVRSTHPPGIMTLLGMLADNRYVSAEELDKVILYLQQRKERLLALSGDSLAAQHSRQTVTSGTDSQLSLGQSTLSNNQTHQHSQQLTSAGPGTQTANSQQELQAKILSLFNSGASAAAANPTGSATTASPSQGYGNMSTIQQRSPAQMDTGGLGPSTQRSQPAASQHPAVSQHPNIMAQGGVRAMPPRPGTGLQMPFMYGQSSNRLQAPNNVPGQRPGASSGINFDNPSVQKALDTLIQSGPTLSHLVSQTAGQGVRSGMPQQSSVGSYPRHL